From the genome of Nicotiana sylvestris chromosome 2, ASM39365v2, whole genome shotgun sequence, one region includes:
- the LOC104230888 gene encoding protein RST1 isoform X1: protein MDSYTQLLEKIRIPQPSLQKFAVISIFEKLRSAPPHLDSDSGPGTDAITQCLHSTSASVLDQSVRELCRLVRDSKLDISRGLLELQSALEGSDSRFVNLFVKGIGFLARLGFQKNSLRFLASETHPFVKVLSCRVEVQTELVQQVIIFIVQSKHLGMVEACEFLVPVLNYSIVRMPSSVSVSSFIRSLISSLAGLCCSIPGEAIPIIELLIGRLKFFPCNNSEDFTNISHCLECIVDAYVVVLQQLVEMGSLLHEAQLCGVELLDAMLCMNPKHTSSVENILEVSRRILIVQKDLGFGYVPELSTITLSLFMILVQSELEHEQFLAVKLILFLLKWKYENEHDVQRDAYDLNEELLFIFPAISLLSSPSKIVKQAATDLLHILGKLSNKLLIAQKTGQPNAMKFPSISTPKYIVFRLLQHLWLQDLSPLSGSFYPNYVPGHDTSIKDKHYVSKTWSSLVTDHMHHIIARRKSLSISQSQEIFPTNMPMIFSAVACVLLTHQTYGSSSVDILSNSSNVDPKLGVPLLLVIQFYNHIFSTNTGADCHEVLLKLLEMLPLLASHPAIIPLIIQTLLPMLQNDKKPVLFATAIRLLCKTWELNDRVFGTLQGVLLADRFTRFASQRDICISMAVSICDICRRNPDRGVDLILSIAACIEKQDPLIQSLGLQSLGHLCEADAIDFYSAWDVIAKHVLNYSANAMVAHSLCFLLTWGAMDAQAYPEASVNVLKILWDIGTSQDFRQASLWSKARASAFVALACYEVEHLERSIPDFKDKNLEFLVSETDPEVLTAVEGFEVKILTFEHTTRRRLVKQKRVSANKIEKLLDVFPRLIFASGKERREKELPGAALFCLSFTKKDSRKAGAAEDLQDVQAKYEASLVDIATSLQLSRNILIAILSLQSWKPFMRRWMRAHILLLDAKLQTAVLDKAPKAGMEILKSMIAIAERMLPRSAENIALAVGSLCLVLPASAHVVKATASKFLLDWLSQHEHEYRQWSAAISLGVISSCLHLTDHKQKFENINALLEVASVSKSTLVKGACGAGLGFSCQALLARADADDNAHLGKVRYKIEEADLLRKIIRTLSQLICQVTPSSADVLETLSLSFPLESDNLNSEISGFLGSTSENLEEDVWGIAGLVLGLGNCIGAMYRAGIHNAVLNVKSLLISWIPHPTEITAMSKNHEILLSVGSCLSVPIAIAMCQRFELTDDADMEYLLGCYKELISELLSVKRFDTFHQSLLMASCLGAGSLIGVVLNEGLHPLKIEHIKELLLLFRKSYSDSNPPLVHLGAMLGVVNALGAGAGTLVEPHPLSSSHAASDQKESSYISSPLITNAVLEPELTSLVQEIFLVVQNSDAHQLQQHAAWAISFLRQHLWFKEPQNDETTAENDSAGLKTVLHSFPEDSTVMKLSLWLMHLNYLGTDAVSHVNTVSSVLRCLSHASRLPPLDWGAIIRRCMRYEGQVAGLLTQDISFERGNLRGECLLFSLSHAKQFDPLLSFLDEQCDIPRLRMLEPRLQFFLLSHLADLVKIFSGSRVVKLFEDVANLLSTSICSESCDSLEKSSFRISCWRGLKLCLDESSHHTQEYKSSMEKCMELLFTSLPSAHTEGLCQGKILEEWCEAIRCLEKTQQEWLLDLLKVSEVNIANADSLSFETVRKVRAKAKLVQSGSLSLTVLGKLKTYLLDCRSQDIWDALTEVAITVQHAEGNAKRQWLIEALEISCVTSFPSTALQFIGLLCGSCCVYRPVLIANKFTVLSDLPVTLTSLLSDSTWMVVADAVVSCLWKSTERIYEWNKQIKGGGDYLSYTQPIDTSENDIACFLLLVMHQACVSLKDHLPPEKQLQLANMVVPSNIDAHELHARLNCNVKSLPLL, encoded by the exons ATGGACTCTTACACTCAACTACTGGAGAAAATTCGAATCCCTCAACCATCACTACAAAAATTCGCAGTCATCTCGATCTTCGAGAAGCTTCGATCGGCTCCGCCGCACTTGGACTCCGACTCCGGCCCTGGAACAGACGCTATCACTCAGTGCCTTCATTCCACCTCAGCTTCTGTCCTTGATCAATCCGTTCGAGAACTATGCCGCCTCGTCAGAGACTCCAAATTGGACATCTCTCGCGGGTTACTGGAGCTCCAGTCTGCTCTCGAAGGTTCAGATTCACGCTTCGTCAACCTTTTCGTCAAAGGCATAGGGTTTCTCGCTCGGTTAGGGTTCCAGAAGAACTCTTTGCGGTTTCTAGCTTCAGAGACTCATCCATTTGTCAAG GTTCTTTCTTGTCGCGTGGAGGTTCAGACGGAGCTAGTGCAACAAGTGATTATTTTTATAGTGCAAAGCAAACATTTGGGAATGGTGGAAGCCTGTGAATTCTTGGTACCTGTCTTGAATTATTCAATTGTTAGGATGCCCTCCTCTGTATCAGTTTCTTCATTTATAAGAAGTTTGATATCGTCATTAGCTGGACTTTGTTGTTCGATTCCTGGGGAGGCCATTCCTATTATTGAGCTCCTCATTGGGCGTTTGAAGTTCTTTCCATGCAATAATTCAGAA GATTTTACTAATATTTCACACTGCCTTGAATGCATTGTAGATGCATATGTGGTGGTCTTGCAACAATTGGTGGAAATGGGATCG CTGCTTCACGAAGCTCAGTTATGTGGTGTGGAGCTACTGGATGCTATGTTGTGTATGAATCCAAAGCACACGAGTTCAGTTGAGAACATTTTAGAAGTATCAAGGCGCATATTGATTGTGCAAAAAGATCTTGGTTTCGGTTATGTGCCTGAATTATCAACCATTACTCTGTCCTTGTTTATGATACTTGTGCAGTCTGAACTTGAACACGAACAGTTCTTGGCGGTGAAACTTATCCTATTTCTGTTGAAGTGGAAATAtgagaatg AGCATGATGTCCAGAGAGATGCATATGATTTGAATGAAGAGCTCTTATTCATCTTCCCTGCTATCAGCCTTCTTTCTTCTCCATCTAAAATAGTAAAACAAGCTGCAACCGATTTGCTTCATATTTTGGGAAAGCTTTCGAATAAGCTACTTATTGCACAAAAGACTGGACAGCCAAATGCAATGAAATTTCCTTCCATTAGTACACCCAAGTACATAGTCTTCAGACTCTTGCAGCACTTGTGGCTTCAG GACCTATCTCCATTATCTGGTTCTTTTTATCCGAATTATGTGCCTGGTCATGACACTTCCATTAAAGACAAGCACTATGTATCAAAAACTTGGAGCTCCTTGGTAACCGACCACATGCATCACATTATTGCAAGAAGAAAGTCCTTATCCATCTCACAGTCTCAGGAGATCTTTCCAACCA ATATGCCCATGATATTCAGTGCGGTTGCCTGTGTCCTCCTCACGCATCAAACATATGGAAGCTCTTCTGTTGATATCTTGTCTAATAGCAGCAATGTGGATCCTAAACTTGGTGTCCCTTTGTTGCTGGTCATTCAGTTCTACAACCATATATTTTCCACGAACACAGGTGCTGATTGTCATGAAGTTCTG CTAAAACTTCTGGAAATGCTACCGTTACTTGCGTCTCATCCTGCAATCATACCTCTCATTATTCAGACACTGTTGCCTATGCTTCAGAATGATAAGAAACC CGTTCTATTTGCCACTGCAATTCGTCTACTTTGCAAGACCTGGGAGCTCAATGACCGTGTCTTTGGGACCTTGCAG GGAGTATTACTTGCAGATAGATTTACTCGGTTTGCATCTCAAAGAGATATCTGCATTAGTATGGCTGTTTCCATTTGTGATATCTGCAGAAGAAATCCTGATCGTGGAGTGGACCTTATTTTATCTATTGCG GCTTGTATCGAGAAACAAGATCCATTAATTCAGTCTCTGGGTCTCCAAAGCCTTGGCCACCTCTGTGAAGCTGATGCCATTG ATTTTTATTCCGCCTGGGATGTGATTGCAAAGCATGTGCTAAACTACTCAGCAAACGCCATGGTTGCTCACAG CCTCTGTTTTCTTTTGACATGGGGTGCGATGGATGCTCAAGCATACCCTGAAGCATCAGTAAATGTGTTGAAGATACTGTGGGATATTGGAACCTCCCAAGACTTCAGGCAGGCTTCCTTATGGTCCAAAGCTCGGGCATCTGCCTTTGTGGCATTAGCCTGTTATGAG GTAGAGCATCTCGAAAGAAGTATTCCAGATTTCAAGGACAAAAATTTGGAGTTTCTTGTGTCCGAGACTGACCCTGAAGTGCTTACTGCCGTGGAAGGATTTGAAGtcaaaattttaacttttgaGCACAC CACCCGTCGAAGATTAGTAAAGCAGAAAAGGGTGTCTGCCAACAAAATTGAGAAGCTGTTAGATGTCTTCCCGCGTCTCATCTTCGCTTCAG gaaaagaaagaagagaaaaagaattaCCTGGTGCGGCTCTTTTTTGCCTTTCCTTCACAAAGAAAGATTCAAGGAAGGCAGGAGCAGCAGAG GACTTGCAAGATGTACAAGCTAAATATGAGGCCTCACTGGTCGATATAGCAACATCTCTTCAACTATCAAGAAATATATTGATAGCAATTCTTTCTTTGCAATCATGGAAGCCCTTCATGCGGAGGTGGATGAGAGCCCATATCTTGTTACTTGATGCTAAGTTGCAGACTGCTGTTCTGGACAAAGCTCCTAAAGCTGGTATGGAAATTCTGAAG AGTATGATAGCAATTGCAGAGAGAATGCTCCCTCGATCTGCTGAGAATATCGCATTAGCTGTTGGATCCCTTTGTTTG GTGCTGCCCGCTTCTGCGCATGTTGTTAAAGCGACCGCCTCGAAGTTTTTGCTGGATTGGTTGTCCCAACATGAACATGAGTATCGCCAGTGGTCAGCAGCAATCTCTCTTGGTGTGATATCAAGTTGCCTACACCTCACTGATCACAAGCAGAAATTTGAGAATATCAATGCACTGCTTGAG GTTGCATCTGTGAGCAAAAGCACACTTGTGAAAGGAGCTTGTGGAGCTGGATTAGGTTTTTCATGTCAAGCTCTTCTTGCCAGAGCTGATGCTGATGATAATGCTCACCTGGGCAAAGTGAGATACAAGATAGAGGAAGCAGACTTGTTGAGAAAGATCATCAGGACCTTATCCCAGTTGATCTGTCAAGTCACACCTTCTTCAGCAGATGTTCTTGAAACTCTATCGCTATCTTTTCCTCTTGAATCAGATAATCTGAATTCAGAGATTTCTGGTTTTCTTGGTTCGACCAGCGAGAATTTAGAGGAAGATGTGTGGGGCATTGCAGGGCTTGTATTGGGTTTGGGTAATTGTATTGGTGCAATGTACAGAGCTGGGATTCATAATGCAGTTCTCAATGTGAAATCCTTACTTATTTCGTGGATTCCACACCCTACTGAAATTACCGCTATGAGCAAAAATCACGAAATCTTATTATCTGTGGGCTCATGTCTTTCTGTACCTATTGCAATTGCCATGTGTCAGAGGTTTGAACTTACTGATGATGCAGATATGGAATATCTATTGGGTTGCTATAAGGAACTTATCTCTGAGCTACTCTCTGTTAAAAGATTTGACACCTTCCACCAGAGCTTATTGATGGCATCTTGTTTGGGGGCAGGAAGCCTTATTGGTGTGGTTTTGAATGAAGGGTTGCACCCTTTGAAAATTGAACACATTAAAGAATTGCTTTTGTTGTTCAGAAAAAGTTACTCTGACTCCAATCCTCCTCTTGTTCATCTGGGTGCCATGCttggagttgtaaatgcattagGAGCAGGTGCAGGGACACTGGTTGAACCCCACCCTTTGAGCTCATCACATGCTGCTTCTGATCAGAAG GAATCTTCTTATATATCTAGTCCTTTAATTACAAATGCTGTTCTTGAGCCTGAGTTAACTTCACTAGTACAAGAGATATTCCTAGTTGTGCAAAATTCTGATGCTCATCAGTTACAGCAGCATGCGGCATGGGCAATTTCTTTTCTTAGACAGCATTTGTGGTTCAAAGAACCTCAAAATGATGAAACCACCGCAGAGAATGATTCTGCTGGATTGAAGACTGTCTTACATAGTTTTCCCGAGGACAGCACTGTCATGAAATTGTCTTTGTGGCTAATGCATCTGAACTATCTCGGG ACAGATGCTGTTTCACATGTAAACACAGTTTCTAGTGTTCTGCGGTGTCTTTCACATGCTTCTAGGCTACCACCGTTGGATTGGGGAGCAATCATCAGACGGTGCATGAGATATGAGGGTCAAGTTGCTGGCTTGTTGACGCAAGACATAAGTTTTGAGAGAGGAAATCTCAGGGGGGAATGCTTACTTTTCTCATTATCACATGCTAAGCAATTCGATCCTCTCCTTAGCTTCCTTGATGAGCAATGTGACATCCCTCGATTGAGGATGCTTGAGCCTCGTCTGCAATTCTTTTTGCTTTCACATTTGGCAGATCTAGTTAAAATTTTCTCAGGTTCTCGGGTCGTGAAATTATTTGAAGATGTTGCTAACTTATTGTCAACGTCTATTTGTTCTGAGAGTTGTGACTCCTTAGAGAAAAGCTCATTTAGGATTTCGTGCTGGAGGGGACTTAAGCTGTGTTTGGATGAATCATCTCATCATACTCAAGAGTATAAATCTAGCATGGAAAAATGCATGGAGTTGCTCTTTACGTCACTGCCTTCAGCTCATACTGAAGGGCTATGTCAGGGTAAAATTCTTGAAGAATGGTGTGAAGCAATTAGATGTCTCGAGAAGACTCAACAAGAATGGCTATTGGATCTTCTAAAG GTTTCAGAGGTGAACATCGCCAACGCAGACTCTCTCTCGTTTGAAACTGTGAGAAAGGTTCGAGCAAAAGCAAAACTAGTTCAAAGTGGTTCCCTGTCATTGACAGTGCTTGGTAAACTGAAAACTTATCTTTTGGACTGCAGATCTCAAG ATATCTGGGATGCTCTAACTGAAGTTGCAATAACTGTACAACATGCTGAAGGGAATGCCAAAAGACAATGGCTCATTGAGGCACTGGAAATTAGTTGTGTGACAAGTTTTCCCTCCACG GCTCTGCAGTTCATCGGCCTGCTATGTGGCAGCTGCTGCGTATATAGGCCTGTGTTAATTGCGAACAAATTCACTGTTTTAAGCGACCTGCCAGTCACGCTCACATCCCTCCTCTCTGATAGCACATGGATGGTAGTAGCAGATGCTGTTGTTTCTTGTTTGTGGAAGTCGACAGAGCGGATATATGAGTGGAACAAACAAATAAAAGGTGGTGGTGATTATTTATCTTATACACAGCCCATTGACACGAGTGAAAATGATATAGCCTGCTTTCTCCTACTAGTGATGCATCAAGCTTGTGTCTCGTTGAAAGACCATCTGCCTCCAGAGAAGCAGCTTCAACTTGCCAACATGGTGGTACCGTCAAATATTGATGCCCACGAGTTACACGCAAGGTTAAATTGCAATGTGAAGAGTCTACCTCTGCTTTGA
- the LOC104230888 gene encoding protein RST1 isoform X2, with translation MDSYTQLLEKIRIPQPSLQKFAVISIFEKLRSAPPHLDSDSGPGTDAITQCLHSTSASVLDQSVRELCRLVRDSKLDISRGLLELQSALEGSDSRFVNLFVKGIGFLARLGFQKNSLRFLASETHPFVKVLSCRVEVQTELVQQVIIFIVQSKHLGMVEACEFLVPVLNYSIVRMPSSVSVSSFIRSLISSLAGLCCSIPGEAIPIIELLIGRLKFFPCNNSEDFTNISHCLECIVDAYVVVLQQLVEMGSLLHEAQLCGVELLDAMLCMNPKHTSSVENILEVSRRILIVQKDLGFGYVPELSTITLSLFMILVQSELEHEQFLAVKLILFLLKWKYENEHDVQRDAYDLNEELLFIFPAISLLSSPSKIVKQAATDLLHILGKLSNKLLIAQKTGQPNAMKFPSISTPKYIVFRLLQHLWLQDLSPLSGSFYPNYVPGHDTSIKDKHYVSKTWSSLVTDHMHHIIARRKSLSISQSQEIFPTNMPMIFSAVACVLLTHQTYGSSSVDILSNSSNVDPKLGVPLLLVIQFYNHIFSTNTGADCHEVLLKLLEMLPLLASHPAIIPLIIQTLLPMLQNDKKPVLFATAIRLLCKTWELNDRVFGTLQGVLLADRFTRFASQRDICISMAVSICDICRRNPDRGVDLILSIAACIEKQDPLIQSLGLQSLGHLCEADAIDFYSAWDVIAKHVLNYSANAMVAHSLCFLLTWGAMDAQAYPEASVNVLKILWDIGTSQDFRQASLWSKARASAFVALACYEVEHLERSIPDFKDKNLEFLVSETDPEVLTAVEGFEVKILTFEHTTRRRLVKQKRVSANKIEKLLDVFPRLIFASERREKELPGAALFCLSFTKKDSRKAGAAEDLQDVQAKYEASLVDIATSLQLSRNILIAILSLQSWKPFMRRWMRAHILLLDAKLQTAVLDKAPKAGMEILKSMIAIAERMLPRSAENIALAVGSLCLVLPASAHVVKATASKFLLDWLSQHEHEYRQWSAAISLGVISSCLHLTDHKQKFENINALLEVASVSKSTLVKGACGAGLGFSCQALLARADADDNAHLGKVRYKIEEADLLRKIIRTLSQLICQVTPSSADVLETLSLSFPLESDNLNSEISGFLGSTSENLEEDVWGIAGLVLGLGNCIGAMYRAGIHNAVLNVKSLLISWIPHPTEITAMSKNHEILLSVGSCLSVPIAIAMCQRFELTDDADMEYLLGCYKELISELLSVKRFDTFHQSLLMASCLGAGSLIGVVLNEGLHPLKIEHIKELLLLFRKSYSDSNPPLVHLGAMLGVVNALGAGAGTLVEPHPLSSSHAASDQKESSYISSPLITNAVLEPELTSLVQEIFLVVQNSDAHQLQQHAAWAISFLRQHLWFKEPQNDETTAENDSAGLKTVLHSFPEDSTVMKLSLWLMHLNYLGTDAVSHVNTVSSVLRCLSHASRLPPLDWGAIIRRCMRYEGQVAGLLTQDISFERGNLRGECLLFSLSHAKQFDPLLSFLDEQCDIPRLRMLEPRLQFFLLSHLADLVKIFSGSRVVKLFEDVANLLSTSICSESCDSLEKSSFRISCWRGLKLCLDESSHHTQEYKSSMEKCMELLFTSLPSAHTEGLCQGKILEEWCEAIRCLEKTQQEWLLDLLKVSEVNIANADSLSFETVRKVRAKAKLVQSGSLSLTVLGKLKTYLLDCRSQDIWDALTEVAITVQHAEGNAKRQWLIEALEISCVTSFPSTALQFIGLLCGSCCVYRPVLIANKFTVLSDLPVTLTSLLSDSTWMVVADAVVSCLWKSTERIYEWNKQIKGGGDYLSYTQPIDTSENDIACFLLLVMHQACVSLKDHLPPEKQLQLANMVVPSNIDAHELHARLNCNVKSLPLL, from the exons ATGGACTCTTACACTCAACTACTGGAGAAAATTCGAATCCCTCAACCATCACTACAAAAATTCGCAGTCATCTCGATCTTCGAGAAGCTTCGATCGGCTCCGCCGCACTTGGACTCCGACTCCGGCCCTGGAACAGACGCTATCACTCAGTGCCTTCATTCCACCTCAGCTTCTGTCCTTGATCAATCCGTTCGAGAACTATGCCGCCTCGTCAGAGACTCCAAATTGGACATCTCTCGCGGGTTACTGGAGCTCCAGTCTGCTCTCGAAGGTTCAGATTCACGCTTCGTCAACCTTTTCGTCAAAGGCATAGGGTTTCTCGCTCGGTTAGGGTTCCAGAAGAACTCTTTGCGGTTTCTAGCTTCAGAGACTCATCCATTTGTCAAG GTTCTTTCTTGTCGCGTGGAGGTTCAGACGGAGCTAGTGCAACAAGTGATTATTTTTATAGTGCAAAGCAAACATTTGGGAATGGTGGAAGCCTGTGAATTCTTGGTACCTGTCTTGAATTATTCAATTGTTAGGATGCCCTCCTCTGTATCAGTTTCTTCATTTATAAGAAGTTTGATATCGTCATTAGCTGGACTTTGTTGTTCGATTCCTGGGGAGGCCATTCCTATTATTGAGCTCCTCATTGGGCGTTTGAAGTTCTTTCCATGCAATAATTCAGAA GATTTTACTAATATTTCACACTGCCTTGAATGCATTGTAGATGCATATGTGGTGGTCTTGCAACAATTGGTGGAAATGGGATCG CTGCTTCACGAAGCTCAGTTATGTGGTGTGGAGCTACTGGATGCTATGTTGTGTATGAATCCAAAGCACACGAGTTCAGTTGAGAACATTTTAGAAGTATCAAGGCGCATATTGATTGTGCAAAAAGATCTTGGTTTCGGTTATGTGCCTGAATTATCAACCATTACTCTGTCCTTGTTTATGATACTTGTGCAGTCTGAACTTGAACACGAACAGTTCTTGGCGGTGAAACTTATCCTATTTCTGTTGAAGTGGAAATAtgagaatg AGCATGATGTCCAGAGAGATGCATATGATTTGAATGAAGAGCTCTTATTCATCTTCCCTGCTATCAGCCTTCTTTCTTCTCCATCTAAAATAGTAAAACAAGCTGCAACCGATTTGCTTCATATTTTGGGAAAGCTTTCGAATAAGCTACTTATTGCACAAAAGACTGGACAGCCAAATGCAATGAAATTTCCTTCCATTAGTACACCCAAGTACATAGTCTTCAGACTCTTGCAGCACTTGTGGCTTCAG GACCTATCTCCATTATCTGGTTCTTTTTATCCGAATTATGTGCCTGGTCATGACACTTCCATTAAAGACAAGCACTATGTATCAAAAACTTGGAGCTCCTTGGTAACCGACCACATGCATCACATTATTGCAAGAAGAAAGTCCTTATCCATCTCACAGTCTCAGGAGATCTTTCCAACCA ATATGCCCATGATATTCAGTGCGGTTGCCTGTGTCCTCCTCACGCATCAAACATATGGAAGCTCTTCTGTTGATATCTTGTCTAATAGCAGCAATGTGGATCCTAAACTTGGTGTCCCTTTGTTGCTGGTCATTCAGTTCTACAACCATATATTTTCCACGAACACAGGTGCTGATTGTCATGAAGTTCTG CTAAAACTTCTGGAAATGCTACCGTTACTTGCGTCTCATCCTGCAATCATACCTCTCATTATTCAGACACTGTTGCCTATGCTTCAGAATGATAAGAAACC CGTTCTATTTGCCACTGCAATTCGTCTACTTTGCAAGACCTGGGAGCTCAATGACCGTGTCTTTGGGACCTTGCAG GGAGTATTACTTGCAGATAGATTTACTCGGTTTGCATCTCAAAGAGATATCTGCATTAGTATGGCTGTTTCCATTTGTGATATCTGCAGAAGAAATCCTGATCGTGGAGTGGACCTTATTTTATCTATTGCG GCTTGTATCGAGAAACAAGATCCATTAATTCAGTCTCTGGGTCTCCAAAGCCTTGGCCACCTCTGTGAAGCTGATGCCATTG ATTTTTATTCCGCCTGGGATGTGATTGCAAAGCATGTGCTAAACTACTCAGCAAACGCCATGGTTGCTCACAG CCTCTGTTTTCTTTTGACATGGGGTGCGATGGATGCTCAAGCATACCCTGAAGCATCAGTAAATGTGTTGAAGATACTGTGGGATATTGGAACCTCCCAAGACTTCAGGCAGGCTTCCTTATGGTCCAAAGCTCGGGCATCTGCCTTTGTGGCATTAGCCTGTTATGAG GTAGAGCATCTCGAAAGAAGTATTCCAGATTTCAAGGACAAAAATTTGGAGTTTCTTGTGTCCGAGACTGACCCTGAAGTGCTTACTGCCGTGGAAGGATTTGAAGtcaaaattttaacttttgaGCACAC CACCCGTCGAAGATTAGTAAAGCAGAAAAGGGTGTCTGCCAACAAAATTGAGAAGCTGTTAGATGTCTTCCCGCGTCTCATCTTCGCTTCAG aaagaagagaaaaagaattaCCTGGTGCGGCTCTTTTTTGCCTTTCCTTCACAAAGAAAGATTCAAGGAAGGCAGGAGCAGCAGAG GACTTGCAAGATGTACAAGCTAAATATGAGGCCTCACTGGTCGATATAGCAACATCTCTTCAACTATCAAGAAATATATTGATAGCAATTCTTTCTTTGCAATCATGGAAGCCCTTCATGCGGAGGTGGATGAGAGCCCATATCTTGTTACTTGATGCTAAGTTGCAGACTGCTGTTCTGGACAAAGCTCCTAAAGCTGGTATGGAAATTCTGAAG AGTATGATAGCAATTGCAGAGAGAATGCTCCCTCGATCTGCTGAGAATATCGCATTAGCTGTTGGATCCCTTTGTTTG GTGCTGCCCGCTTCTGCGCATGTTGTTAAAGCGACCGCCTCGAAGTTTTTGCTGGATTGGTTGTCCCAACATGAACATGAGTATCGCCAGTGGTCAGCAGCAATCTCTCTTGGTGTGATATCAAGTTGCCTACACCTCACTGATCACAAGCAGAAATTTGAGAATATCAATGCACTGCTTGAG GTTGCATCTGTGAGCAAAAGCACACTTGTGAAAGGAGCTTGTGGAGCTGGATTAGGTTTTTCATGTCAAGCTCTTCTTGCCAGAGCTGATGCTGATGATAATGCTCACCTGGGCAAAGTGAGATACAAGATAGAGGAAGCAGACTTGTTGAGAAAGATCATCAGGACCTTATCCCAGTTGATCTGTCAAGTCACACCTTCTTCAGCAGATGTTCTTGAAACTCTATCGCTATCTTTTCCTCTTGAATCAGATAATCTGAATTCAGAGATTTCTGGTTTTCTTGGTTCGACCAGCGAGAATTTAGAGGAAGATGTGTGGGGCATTGCAGGGCTTGTATTGGGTTTGGGTAATTGTATTGGTGCAATGTACAGAGCTGGGATTCATAATGCAGTTCTCAATGTGAAATCCTTACTTATTTCGTGGATTCCACACCCTACTGAAATTACCGCTATGAGCAAAAATCACGAAATCTTATTATCTGTGGGCTCATGTCTTTCTGTACCTATTGCAATTGCCATGTGTCAGAGGTTTGAACTTACTGATGATGCAGATATGGAATATCTATTGGGTTGCTATAAGGAACTTATCTCTGAGCTACTCTCTGTTAAAAGATTTGACACCTTCCACCAGAGCTTATTGATGGCATCTTGTTTGGGGGCAGGAAGCCTTATTGGTGTGGTTTTGAATGAAGGGTTGCACCCTTTGAAAATTGAACACATTAAAGAATTGCTTTTGTTGTTCAGAAAAAGTTACTCTGACTCCAATCCTCCTCTTGTTCATCTGGGTGCCATGCttggagttgtaaatgcattagGAGCAGGTGCAGGGACACTGGTTGAACCCCACCCTTTGAGCTCATCACATGCTGCTTCTGATCAGAAG GAATCTTCTTATATATCTAGTCCTTTAATTACAAATGCTGTTCTTGAGCCTGAGTTAACTTCACTAGTACAAGAGATATTCCTAGTTGTGCAAAATTCTGATGCTCATCAGTTACAGCAGCATGCGGCATGGGCAATTTCTTTTCTTAGACAGCATTTGTGGTTCAAAGAACCTCAAAATGATGAAACCACCGCAGAGAATGATTCTGCTGGATTGAAGACTGTCTTACATAGTTTTCCCGAGGACAGCACTGTCATGAAATTGTCTTTGTGGCTAATGCATCTGAACTATCTCGGG ACAGATGCTGTTTCACATGTAAACACAGTTTCTAGTGTTCTGCGGTGTCTTTCACATGCTTCTAGGCTACCACCGTTGGATTGGGGAGCAATCATCAGACGGTGCATGAGATATGAGGGTCAAGTTGCTGGCTTGTTGACGCAAGACATAAGTTTTGAGAGAGGAAATCTCAGGGGGGAATGCTTACTTTTCTCATTATCACATGCTAAGCAATTCGATCCTCTCCTTAGCTTCCTTGATGAGCAATGTGACATCCCTCGATTGAGGATGCTTGAGCCTCGTCTGCAATTCTTTTTGCTTTCACATTTGGCAGATCTAGTTAAAATTTTCTCAGGTTCTCGGGTCGTGAAATTATTTGAAGATGTTGCTAACTTATTGTCAACGTCTATTTGTTCTGAGAGTTGTGACTCCTTAGAGAAAAGCTCATTTAGGATTTCGTGCTGGAGGGGACTTAAGCTGTGTTTGGATGAATCATCTCATCATACTCAAGAGTATAAATCTAGCATGGAAAAATGCATGGAGTTGCTCTTTACGTCACTGCCTTCAGCTCATACTGAAGGGCTATGTCAGGGTAAAATTCTTGAAGAATGGTGTGAAGCAATTAGATGTCTCGAGAAGACTCAACAAGAATGGCTATTGGATCTTCTAAAG GTTTCAGAGGTGAACATCGCCAACGCAGACTCTCTCTCGTTTGAAACTGTGAGAAAGGTTCGAGCAAAAGCAAAACTAGTTCAAAGTGGTTCCCTGTCATTGACAGTGCTTGGTAAACTGAAAACTTATCTTTTGGACTGCAGATCTCAAG ATATCTGGGATGCTCTAACTGAAGTTGCAATAACTGTACAACATGCTGAAGGGAATGCCAAAAGACAATGGCTCATTGAGGCACTGGAAATTAGTTGTGTGACAAGTTTTCCCTCCACG GCTCTGCAGTTCATCGGCCTGCTATGTGGCAGCTGCTGCGTATATAGGCCTGTGTTAATTGCGAACAAATTCACTGTTTTAAGCGACCTGCCAGTCACGCTCACATCCCTCCTCTCTGATAGCACATGGATGGTAGTAGCAGATGCTGTTGTTTCTTGTTTGTGGAAGTCGACAGAGCGGATATATGAGTGGAACAAACAAATAAAAGGTGGTGGTGATTATTTATCTTATACACAGCCCATTGACACGAGTGAAAATGATATAGCCTGCTTTCTCCTACTAGTGATGCATCAAGCTTGTGTCTCGTTGAAAGACCATCTGCCTCCAGAGAAGCAGCTTCAACTTGCCAACATGGTGGTACCGTCAAATATTGATGCCCACGAGTTACACGCAAGGTTAAATTGCAATGTGAAGAGTCTACCTCTGCTTTGA